The DNA sequence AACCAGGTACGTGCAGTTTTGGCTAGGGCTTTCACTACTTATAGAAAGCCCTAAGCTCTTAATAGTAtacctctatatatatatatatatatatatatatatatatatatatatatatatatatatagagagagagagagagagagagtcctGCAACCAGGTCGTCGATCTCCTTCAATCTATCTCCCCAGTCTCAACCGTACCAATTACCAACACAAATATAAATGGCAATGGCCAAGATCCTCCTGctcatcctcctcgtcgtcgtcactGCGGTCGTAGAGGCCGCCGATCCACCGGCGAAATGGAAGGCCGCCCTGACGGCCTTAGACGCCATGGACGCGAAGATGCGGCAAGCTGTTGatggcgtcgccgccgccgctccagcCGAGAAGCAGTCCGAGGTCCAAGAGGCCGCCATGGCGGAGAGGCTGGATGTCTCACTCGCCCTCGCCCGGGTCGAAGAAACCGGGAACGAGAAGAAGGTCGAGAGCATGGCGGCTTCCTACGAGAAAGCCGCCGACCTGGTTGTCGCCGCGCCACCGCCTGACAAGCTCAAAGTCATGAAGGAGGCCTTCCGCGCGGTAACAAAAGCAGCAGCGTTATGATCCACGTCgtactgcatgcatgcatgccactGTGATGGAAGAAATTAAATGATACAGTACGTGGAGTAGCTAGCCTAGGAATTGAAGAATTATATATACGTatacaatatatcaaataaggGATCGGAGTCGGAGGACGACCCTCCtagctatatacatgtttaattTGTTATTTTTCAACTAACCATGCATGTTTGTTAattatggtcttgtttagtttcaaattttttctAGTTCTgggtattatagtatttttgtttgtatttgataattattgaccaaccatgaactaactagacacaaaagatttgtctcgtaaattacaagtaaattatgtaattagttatttttaaactatatttaatgctacatgcataatgttgtaagattcgatgtaataagaaatcttgaaaagttttttatttttgtggaAGTAAACAATGCCTCACTCAAATGAACGCACTTGTTATCAATAAAAAAACCAACCTGCACGCACTCTTTGtccaaataataataataataataataataataataataataataataataataataataataataataataataataataaatgcaCGCGCAAAAAAGCTCTCTGCTCTCTTCCCCTGCTGGCTGCCCCATCACCCACtcccatttttttaaaaaaaaaatccacacACTGGAGAACGGAACGGGGCGGACAATCAGTCAGTTCCGGATCAAGCTCGCGGTTCCACTGTGCGCGTGCGCGTGCGCGTGCGCGTGCGGTGCTCACCACCGGAATCGGGGACCGGGGATCTGTGGATTCTGAAGAAAAGCCGATGGATTTTCCTCAATAAAAATCCCATCTTTTTCTATCTGCTTCCGCCTGGTGCCGGAGGGAGAGACGCGGATGTCTTTTCTTGGGGCTGCCGTCCAGGTCCAGAGACCACGGAGCGCGGAGGCAGTTGGGACTGCGAGTAGTCGCCCTATCGCTCTAGCTCCAGCAGCAGGCGCTCCAATCTAGCGCCCCTGCAGCCGCTGGCCCCACCCTGGGGGAGGAGGACGACGCCCCGGCCGCCTCATGGAAGGTACGGCTccaagctctctctctctctctctgctgaACTTGGATTCCTTCTTTGAGTAGATAGCTTTCCTTCATTCTAGATCTGCCGCGTGACCGGATTTTTTCCCCTTCATTCTCTTAGTGGGTATATGGCGTTGGGATTTGGGAGAGGAGCAGCCAAAGGTTCGATTTGGCATCGGCAAGTTATGGCTTCACACCCTTAGGATCCAAACCTTTGGATTTAACTTcgaaaatgtgatgcttgattcaaGTCCAAGTCCTGTCCCTAGTTGAGTGCTTGTGTGCTTGATATGGAGTGAAATTAAAATCCGCTTACATACTATATGGCCTTCCTGTGAATGTATGTTTTGCTGATGATATGTATGCCTGTAGTATGCATATAAGATTAAGTTATTTTAAGGTCAGGCCAATTCAACTTTAGCACTATCCGACTCTGTGAGTATCAAGTGTGCGATCAGTAAACAAAATTGACATGGGTATTCTACAATGCAGAAAGGAAAGCAAGTACACTCCCATGGATTAGTTTCAAAATTATAGTACTGCATAAATTTCCATCCACGATTTCGCAGGCCACAAGTGCAGTTGAACAATACCACAGTTTAGAATTCACCGCACATTCAGCCGCCTAAGTTTCTGAGTTTTTGTGGAATACATAGCAGAAGTTGTTATCATATATTTTTGAAACGGTGAACATCTTCATTTCCTTTGTAGCAGTGGCTACCATGGTAAAATCTTTAACACTGATAGACTATCAGGTTTCACCGTTTCTTTTTGGGCGTTCAAATGCTGTGTTGACTATTGCCAATTGCTACTGAGGTATTAGGAGCAATAACTGAGCAAGCACACATGGACATGATCATGTGGCACAATTTCCACAGAACAATCCATCTATTATTCGCTATGTTCTTGTAAAGTTTTCTAGAAGGAATGAAGGATAGGATGGGGGATTACTACATTTGGTTATACAGAATTCTGGTTTTTTCATAAATGAAGTTACTA is a window from the Sorghum bicolor cultivar BTx623 chromosome 5, Sorghum_bicolor_NCBIv3, whole genome shotgun sequence genome containing:
- the LOC8069264 gene encoding uncharacterized protein OsI_031781, translating into MAKILLLILLVVVTAVVEAADPPAKWKAALTALDAMDAKMRQAVDGVAAAAPAEKQSEVQEAAMAERLDVSLALARVEETGNEKKVESMAASYEKAADLVVAAPPPDKLKVMKEAFRAVTKAAAL